In a single window of the Gemmatimonadota bacterium genome:
- a CDS encoding metal-sensing transcriptional repressor, with protein sequence MADAKSLHLDAMMARQLRADLSHLEGEVWKIRRLLSTDQSCEEVIAAFLRLKADVNRIAHEMLRGHLESCVFRRPSLESDEEGLRSLRFLLDSALA encoded by the coding sequence ATGGCCGACGCGAAGTCCCTGCACCTCGATGCAATGATGGCGCGCCAGCTCCGCGCGGATCTGAGCCACCTCGAGGGCGAAGTATGGAAGATCCGGCGGCTGCTCTCGACGGATCAAAGCTGCGAGGAGGTCATCGCCGCCTTCCTGCGCCTCAAGGCGGACGTGAACCGGATCGCGCACGAAATGCTTCGCGGGCATCTGGAGAGCTGCGTCTTCCGCCGCCCCTCGCTGGAAAGCGACGAGGAGGGGCTGCGCTCGCTGCGGTTCCTTCTGGACAGCGCCCTGGCCTGA
- a CDS encoding sigma-70 family RNA polymerase sigma factor — translation MSSGWADRRRRADFEREALPQLLALYYFALRLAGDEALAEDLVQDACLRAYRSWDRYTPGTNCKAWLMTILYRLFLDRSERARRRVGCEGEAAEEPGLAVEPEVEAAVFDRVLDAEVQQALDQLPERLRAVVVLSDLEELRYAEIAEILSIPEGTVKSRLSRGREQLRSSLLGYAAARGYGRNSASAELQRT, via the coding sequence GTGTCGAGTGGCTGGGCAGACCGGCGCCGGCGCGCGGACTTCGAGCGTGAGGCGCTGCCTCAGCTTTTGGCGCTCTACTACTTCGCCCTTAGGCTTGCGGGGGACGAGGCGCTGGCGGAGGACCTGGTGCAGGACGCCTGCCTGCGGGCGTACCGGTCCTGGGATCGCTACACGCCGGGCACGAACTGCAAGGCCTGGCTGATGACGATCCTTTACCGGCTTTTCCTGGATCGGTCCGAGCGTGCGCGGAGGCGGGTGGGCTGTGAGGGCGAGGCGGCGGAGGAGCCTGGCTTAGCCGTGGAGCCTGAGGTGGAGGCGGCAGTTTTTGACCGCGTTCTCGACGCGGAGGTCCAGCAGGCGCTGGACCAGCTTCCGGAGCGGCTCCGCGCCGTGGTGGTGCTGTCGGACCTGGAGGAGCTGCGCTACGCCGAGATCGCGGAAATCCTGAGCATTCCAGAAGGGACGGTGAAGTCGCGGCTGTCGCGGGGCCGGGAGCAGCTCCGGAGTAGTCTGCTCGGCTACGCTGCGGCCCGGGGCTACGGGCGGAATTCGGCCAGTGCGGAGCTGCAGCGCACATGA
- a CDS encoding zf-HC2 domain-containing protein, producing MNAKSEVGMSASEMRCRTALELLHEYVDGELPAPLAARVDAHLGSCPGCPKKLELELAFREVLRRQRERRHLPGGLLERILAALGRDAVPRGLNIWR from the coding sequence ATGAACGCGAAATCCGAGGTGGGCATGTCGGCGTCCGAGATGAGGTGCAGGACTGCGCTCGAGTTGCTGCACGAGTACGTCGACGGTGAGCTCCCCGCGCCGCTGGCCGCGCGGGTGGACGCGCACCTGGGCTCCTGTCCGGGCTGCCCGAAGAAGCTCGAGCTCGAGCTGGCCTTCCGGGAGGTGCTCCGACGGCAGCGGGAGCGGCGGCACCTGCCGGGGGGTCTTCTTGAACGGATCCTGGCGGCGCTCGGCCGGGATGCCGTTCCCCGTGGGCTCAATATTTGGAGGTAG
- a CDS encoding TolC family protein, with protein MQRMLWLVVSAALLWPAPLLAQNPELAGGPISLEQALRFALDRNPRLASARYTADAAAAHYDYWSRSRLPNVTLSGLYETFPAESKLQTMRHMDIPRTAGPEMLDFFRRQFQPTVYNVQAAVSVPIYTGGQLGSRIAAADYLAEAAEASATSTRDDIVFGVTSVYLNVLRLQKVVAATEAAVRSLEESARVVEQRVEAGSAPLLDLYRVRTRLANTRQELTRRTGALAKAKTHLLVLMGVEDVLQAVTLSDTLTYVPRDYDLRAAVAETLRRRPEFVAQSHMVHARSSATRAAQAGYLPQVSFNAFYKQAYGTRADMWRDDAGVFVNVSLGFLDPVLSSQVREARAAEHAEEQRLQQLRLEIVRQVETAFLDRGEAEKRIGTAEAALREAREALRIEELKLETGKGVINDLLDAQADLLEAEVNDANALADYNIADVALRKAIGEIELPR; from the coding sequence ATGCAGCGAATGCTCTGGCTGGTTGTCTCTGCGGCATTGCTCTGGCCCGCGCCTCTGCTGGCGCAAAACCCAGAGTTGGCCGGCGGTCCCATCTCCCTCGAGCAGGCGCTCCGCTTCGCTCTGGATCGGAACCCCCGTCTCGCCTCCGCGCGCTACACGGCAGACGCGGCCGCGGCCCACTACGACTACTGGTCGCGCTCCCGGCTGCCCAACGTGACGCTTTCCGGCCTCTACGAGACCTTCCCCGCCGAGAGCAAGCTCCAGACCATGCGGCACATGGACATCCCCCGCACCGCTGGCCCGGAGATGCTCGATTTCTTCCGCCGGCAGTTCCAGCCCACCGTCTACAACGTGCAGGCGGCGGTTTCGGTCCCCATCTATACTGGCGGCCAGCTTGGCTCCCGGATTGCCGCCGCCGACTACCTGGCCGAGGCCGCCGAAGCGTCGGCCACCTCCACTCGCGACGACATCGTCTTCGGCGTTACCTCCGTCTACCTGAACGTGCTGCGACTGCAGAAGGTGGTGGCCGCGACGGAGGCGGCGGTGCGCAGCCTGGAAGAGTCGGCGCGCGTGGTCGAGCAGCGCGTGGAGGCCGGGTCCGCACCGCTCCTCGACCTCTATCGCGTTCGGACCCGTCTCGCCAATACCCGCCAGGAGCTCACGCGCCGGACGGGCGCGCTGGCCAAGGCGAAGACCCACCTGCTCGTGCTCATGGGCGTCGAGGACGTGCTGCAGGCAGTCACCCTTTCCGACACGCTCACGTACGTGCCACGCGACTACGACCTGAGGGCGGCAGTCGCGGAGACGCTGCGCCGGCGGCCGGAGTTCGTCGCCCAGTCCCACATGGTCCACGCCCGGAGCAGCGCGACGCGCGCCGCGCAGGCGGGCTACCTGCCGCAGGTCTCCTTCAACGCCTTCTACAAGCAGGCGTACGGCACGCGGGCCGACATGTGGCGCGACGACGCCGGCGTCTTCGTCAATGTCTCGTTGGGGTTCCTCGACCCCGTGCTCTCCTCGCAGGTCCGCGAGGCGCGCGCGGCGGAGCATGCGGAGGAGCAGCGCCTGCAGCAGCTTCGACTGGAGATCGTGCGCCAGGTGGAAACGGCGTTCCTGGACCGGGGCGAGGCGGAGAAACGGATTGGCACGGCGGAGGCCGCCTTGCGGGAAGCGCGCGAGGCGCTCCGCATCGAGGAGCTCAAGCTGGAGACGGGCAAGGGCGTGATCAACGACCTGCTGGATGCCCAGGCCGATCTCCTCGAGGCCGAGGTCAATGACGCGAACGCTCTGGCGGATTACAACATCGCCGACGTGGCGCTGCGCAAGGCGATCGGCGAGATCGAGTTGCCCCGGTGA